A single genomic interval of Methyloceanibacter caenitepidi harbors:
- a CDS encoding elongation factor G, whose protein sequence is MGQAQGQPARSARCIALVGPYLSGKTTLLEAILARTGAINRQGTATAGNTVGDASEEARHHGMSVELNAATVEFLGDTFTFLDCPGSIEFQADAANVLGACDAAVVVCEPDEKKVPALQLILKQLEDRGIPHLLFLNKIDKAETRVRDIVPMLQPASTVPLVLRQVPIWESGIVTGFIDLALERAHVYREHAPSKVVDIPDALTDREQEARFSMLEQLADYDDELMEQLLEDVPPPRDKIFDDLAEDLREGVICPVLLGSAENGNGIARLLKALRHEAPFVEVAAARLGVADAASCAYVMKTIHTAHAGKLSLARIFAGTFADGDAVFGGEAEERIAGTFDVLGQEPVKRGPGKPGDTVAFGRLESVQSGDTLSTDKNAVPSIERAAMPEPVFGLALVAKEKKDEVKLTTGLAKIVEEDPSISVAHDQDMGQMILWGQGEMHLRVALERLIRKYGAAASTYPREVPYKESIRKPTQVRGRHKKQSGGHGQFGDVVLDIKPLPRGSGFTFSETITGGVVPKNYIPSVEHGVRDYLNTGPLGFQVVDVAVCLVDGSYHSVDSSDMAFRQAGRLAMAEGMPQCQPVLLEPIMAVEIAVPSEATPRVNSIVSSHRGQILGFDARPGWPGWDVVQAHIPEAEIQTLIVELRSATAGVGTFQARHDHLAELVGKAADQVLSHRRDQAA, encoded by the coding sequence ATGGGCCAAGCGCAGGGCCAACCAGCCCGCAGCGCCCGCTGCATCGCACTGGTTGGCCCCTATCTCAGCGGTAAGACAACACTTCTAGAAGCCATTCTGGCGCGGACCGGCGCCATTAACAGGCAGGGTACGGCGACCGCCGGCAACACGGTCGGAGACGCCTCGGAGGAAGCCCGACATCACGGCATGAGCGTCGAGCTCAACGCCGCCACGGTCGAATTTCTCGGTGACACATTCACATTTCTCGACTGTCCGGGCTCGATCGAGTTCCAGGCCGATGCCGCCAATGTGCTTGGCGCCTGCGACGCGGCGGTCGTGGTGTGCGAGCCGGACGAGAAGAAGGTGCCCGCCTTGCAGCTCATCCTGAAGCAACTCGAGGACCGGGGCATCCCGCACCTCCTGTTCTTGAACAAGATCGACAAGGCCGAGACGCGCGTGCGCGACATCGTGCCGATGCTGCAGCCCGCGTCGACCGTGCCGCTGGTGCTGCGGCAGGTGCCGATCTGGGAGAGCGGCATCGTGACGGGCTTCATCGATCTCGCCCTGGAGCGCGCCCACGTCTATCGCGAGCACGCGCCGTCCAAGGTGGTCGACATCCCCGACGCTCTCACCGACCGGGAGCAGGAGGCGCGCTTCTCGATGCTCGAGCAGCTTGCCGATTACGACGACGAGCTGATGGAGCAGCTTCTCGAGGACGTGCCGCCGCCGCGCGACAAGATCTTCGACGACTTGGCCGAGGACCTGCGTGAAGGCGTGATCTGTCCCGTGCTGCTGGGCTCGGCGGAGAACGGCAACGGCATTGCCCGGCTTCTCAAGGCCCTTCGCCACGAGGCGCCGTTCGTCGAGGTCGCGGCCGCGCGTTTGGGCGTCGCGGATGCCGCGTCCTGCGCGTACGTGATGAAGACCATCCATACGGCCCATGCGGGCAAGCTGTCGCTGGCGCGGATATTCGCCGGCACGTTCGCTGACGGGGACGCGGTCTTCGGCGGCGAGGCCGAGGAGCGTATCGCCGGCACCTTCGACGTCTTGGGGCAAGAGCCGGTCAAGCGCGGTCCCGGCAAGCCGGGCGATACGGTCGCCTTCGGGCGGCTCGAGAGCGTGCAATCCGGTGACACCTTGTCGACCGACAAGAATGCGGTCCCCTCGATCGAACGGGCCGCGATGCCCGAGCCCGTTTTCGGCTTGGCGCTGGTCGCCAAGGAGAAGAAGGACGAGGTGAAGCTGACCACGGGTCTTGCCAAGATCGTCGAGGAGGATCCGTCGATCTCCGTCGCCCACGATCAAGACATGGGCCAGATGATCCTGTGGGGGCAGGGGGAGATGCACTTGCGCGTCGCCCTGGAGCGCCTCATCCGCAAATACGGGGCCGCGGCTTCCACCTATCCGCGGGAGGTCCCTTACAAGGAGTCGATCCGCAAGCCGACACAGGTGCGCGGACGCCACAAGAAGCAGTCGGGCGGCCACGGCCAGTTCGGCGATGTGGTGCTCGATATCAAGCCGCTACCGCGCGGGAGCGGGTTCACCTTCTCCGAGACCATTACCGGCGGCGTGGTGCCGAAGAACTACATCCCGTCCGTCGAACATGGCGTGCGCGACTATCTGAACACGGGGCCTCTCGGCTTCCAGGTGGTGGATGTGGCGGTGTGCCTGGTCGACGGCTCCTACCACTCGGTCGACAGCTCGGACATGGCGTTCCGCCAGGCCGGCCGGCTGGCGATGGCCGAAGGGATGCCGCAGTGCCAGCCGGTGCTGTTGGAGCCGATCATGGCCGTGGAGATCGCGGTGCCGTCGGAGGCGACCCCCCGGGTCAACTCCATCGTCTCCTCGCACCGCGGCCAGATTCTCGGCTTCGACGCCCGACCGGGCTGGCCGGGCTGGGACGTGGTCCAAGCCCATATCCCCGAAGCCGAAATCCAGACCCTGATCGTGGAATTGCGGTCGGCGACGGCGGGCGTGGGGACGTTCCAGGCCCGGCACGATCATTTGGCCGAATTGGTGGGCAAAGCGGCCGATCAGGTCCTGTCCCACCGGCGCGATCAGGCCGCCTGA
- a CDS encoding DUF4239 domain-containing protein, which translates to MVDDAPPIAFLSLMRDTPLWVIGVVVTVVVVGYAVGLMLLTRYRYGADRLKENNEVAGFKYAVVGVLYAVLLAFVVIAVWEDYSHTEDSVRDEAKAAIDLYHVALALPDEGSNVREAVLRYTKSVYDNSWDSMALGGRSEVVGRNLVALNQAILDLEPSSRKEQVLFQQAINLLTLITDNRNERLDSANGSVPGVLWFVLIVGGMITVGYPAFFASYNLYAQVLMTASLSALLALTLFLGIAFDFPFTGDPHISKGPFADALLQMN; encoded by the coding sequence ATGGTAGACGACGCTCCCCCGATCGCCTTTCTCAGCTTGATGCGCGACACGCCCCTGTGGGTGATTGGGGTTGTCGTGACTGTCGTCGTGGTCGGCTATGCGGTCGGCCTGATGCTCCTCACGCGGTATCGGTACGGTGCGGACCGCCTGAAGGAGAACAACGAGGTCGCGGGCTTCAAATACGCCGTGGTCGGCGTTTTGTATGCCGTGCTGCTCGCTTTCGTCGTGATCGCGGTCTGGGAGGATTACAGCCATACCGAGGACTCGGTCCGGGACGAGGCCAAAGCCGCCATCGACCTGTATCACGTCGCGTTGGCGTTGCCGGACGAGGGCAGCAATGTCCGTGAGGCCGTTCTGCGGTACACGAAGAGCGTCTACGACAATTCGTGGGATTCCATGGCCCTCGGCGGACGAAGCGAGGTCGTTGGCCGCAACCTCGTAGCGCTCAATCAGGCGATACTCGATCTGGAACCCTCGAGCCGTAAGGAGCAGGTGCTGTTCCAGCAGGCGATCAACCTGCTTACGCTGATCACGGACAACCGCAACGAACGGCTGGACAGCGCGAACGGTTCGGTGCCGGGGGTGCTCTGGTTCGTGCTTATCGTGGGCGGCATGATCACGGTCGGCTATCCCGCGTTTTTTGCCTCGTACAATCTGTATGCCCAGGTGCTCATGACTGCGTCGTTGTCGGCGCTGCTGGCGTTGACGCTGTTTCTCGGGATCGCCTTCGACTTTCCGTTCACGGGCGATCCGCACATTTCAAAAGGGCCGTTCGCCGACGCATTGCTGCAGATGAACTAA
- a CDS encoding histone H1-like repetitive region-containing protein yields MATRTTGKKRTASKKTPARRTAARRTAARRPAARKTAARKTAARKTTARKTAARKTARKSTARKSTARKTAARKSPARKTAARKTAARKTARKSTARKSAARKTAARKSPARKTAARKTAARKTARKSTARKSAARKTAARRSPARKTAARKTAARKSTARKSTARKSAARKSTARKSTARKSAARRGTARKSAAKKSAAKKSARKASARKAPAKKRTAAKKKTAARKPAVKKSAAKKKTAARKTAAKKTVAKKKTVAKKAAPKKAAAKKAAPKKAAPKKAAPKKVETKKVEPKTVAPTPKPVASPAPRPPVAQPAQRPPLAQPSPSPARPSSPGAGGTPPRHVSPGSAIPGYQPPRPPMPGSTPGPTPTPMPYRPSWARDDD; encoded by the coding sequence ATGGCTACGAGAACAACTGGGAAGAAACGTACAGCGAGTAAGAAGACACCAGCCCGCCGGACGGCGGCACGGCGAACGGCGGCGCGTCGGCCGGCCGCGCGCAAGACGGCAGCCCGGAAGACGGCTGCCCGCAAGACGACCGCGCGTAAGACTGCCGCTCGTAAGACGGCGCGCAAATCGACGGCGCGGAAGAGCACGGCCCGGAAGACGGCGGCTCGGAAAAGCCCGGCGCGCAAGACCGCTGCTCGTAAGACGGCAGCACGGAAGACCGCTCGGAAGTCGACGGCACGTAAGAGTGCGGCTCGGAAGACGGCGGCCCGGAAGAGCCCCGCGCGCAAGACTGCGGCTCGCAAAACCGCAGCGCGGAAGACCGCACGGAAGTCGACGGCACGTAAGAGTGCGGCTCGGAAGACAGCGGCCCGCAGAAGCCCCGCCCGCAAGACAGCTGCTCGCAAGACAGCGGCGCGGAAATCGACGGCCCGCAAATCCACGGCCCGCAAGTCTGCTGCGCGCAAGTCCACCGCTCGCAAGTCGACGGCTCGGAAGAGCGCGGCCCGGCGGGGCACGGCTCGGAAGTCTGCGGCGAAGAAATCCGCAGCCAAGAAATCGGCGCGAAAGGCGTCTGCCCGAAAAGCGCCAGCTAAGAAAAGAACAGCTGCCAAGAAGAAGACTGCAGCCAGGAAGCCGGCGGTAAAGAAGTCGGCTGCGAAGAAAAAGACAGCGGCCCGGAAGACGGCGGCCAAGAAGACCGTCGCCAAGAAGAAAACGGTCGCGAAGAAAGCGGCGCCGAAAAAGGCGGCTGCGAAGAAAGCCGCCCCGAAAAAGGCCGCCCCGAAGAAGGCCGCCCCGAAGAAGGTCGAGACGAAGAAGGTCGAGCCGAAGACCGTGGCACCCACGCCAAAGCCTGTCGCGTCTCCGGCGCCAAGGCCGCCTGTGGCCCAGCCGGCACAACGGCCGCCATTGGCTCAGCCCTCGCCGTCGCCGGCACGTCCGTCGTCGCCAGGCGCCGGCGGTACGCCTCCGCGGCACGTGAGCCCCGGAAGCGCAATACCCGGCTATCAGCCTCCGCGGCCACCAATGCCTGGAAGCACGCCGGGGCCAACGCCCACGCCGATGCCCTACCGGCCTTCGTGGGCGCGGGACGACGACTAG
- a CDS encoding pyridoxal phosphate-dependent aminotransferase — protein MGLVSRTLERVKPSPTMAITNKAREMKAAGFDVIGLGAGEPDFDTPDNIKAAAIEAINRGETKYTAVDGIPELKQAICEKFARENGLEYQPAEVTVGSGGKHVLYNALLATLDPGDEVVIPAPYWVSYPDIVLLAGAEPVVVDTRLEDGFKLTPEALEKAITPKTKWFIFNSPSNPTGSAYTRDEVKALTDVLLRHERVWILSDDIYEHLVYDGFEFSTPAQVEPKLKDRTLTLNGVSKAYSMTGWRIGYAGGPAALIKAIGKLQSQSTSNPCSISQWAAVEALRGPQDFLTDWVKAFQERRDLVVSMLNEAEGITCATPEGAFYVYPSCAGTIGKKTPKGDVINNDGDFAELLLQEEGVAVVHGEAFGLSPFFRISYATGIEALKEACMRIQRFCASLS, from the coding sequence ATGGGACTGGTTTCCCGCACGCTTGAACGGGTCAAGCCCTCACCGACAATGGCCATCACGAACAAGGCTCGTGAGATGAAGGCCGCCGGTTTCGACGTCATCGGCCTCGGCGCCGGCGAGCCCGATTTCGACACGCCGGACAACATCAAGGCGGCCGCGATCGAGGCCATCAACCGGGGCGAAACGAAGTACACGGCCGTCGACGGCATCCCGGAACTGAAGCAGGCGATCTGCGAGAAGTTCGCGCGCGAGAACGGCCTGGAATACCAGCCCGCGGAAGTGACCGTCGGCAGCGGCGGCAAGCACGTCCTCTATAATGCGCTTTTGGCCACGCTCGATCCCGGCGATGAGGTCGTGATTCCGGCGCCGTATTGGGTGAGCTATCCCGATATCGTGCTGCTGGCCGGCGCCGAGCCTGTCGTCGTCGATACAAGGCTCGAAGACGGGTTCAAGCTGACGCCCGAGGCCCTGGAAAAGGCGATCACGCCCAAGACCAAGTGGTTCATCTTCAATTCCCCGTCGAACCCGACCGGATCGGCCTACACGCGCGATGAGGTCAAGGCTCTCACCGATGTGCTGCTGCGTCACGAGCGTGTTTGGATCCTGTCCGACGACATCTACGAGCATCTCGTCTATGACGGCTTCGAATTTTCGACGCCGGCGCAGGTCGAGCCCAAGCTCAAGGATCGCACCTTGACGCTGAACGGCGTGTCCAAGGCCTACTCGATGACGGGCTGGCGTATCGGCTACGCCGGCGGCCCGGCCGCGCTCATCAAGGCCATCGGTAAGCTGCAGTCGCAGTCCACGTCGAACCCGTGTTCGATCAGCCAGTGGGCGGCCGTCGAGGCCCTGCGCGGGCCCCAGGACTTCCTGACCGATTGGGTCAAGGCGTTCCAGGAGCGCCGGGATCTCGTCGTGTCCATGCTCAACGAGGCCGAAGGCATCACCTGTGCGACGCCCGAGGGTGCGTTCTATGTCTATCCCTCGTGCGCAGGCACGATCGGCAAGAAGACCCCGAAGGGCGATGTGATCAACAACGACGGCGACTTCGCCGAACTGCTTCTGCAGGAGGAGGGCGTTGCCGTCGTGCATGGCGAGGCCTTCGGTCTGTCGCCCTTCTTCCGTATTTCCTATGCGACCGGGATCGAGGCGCTGAAAGAGGCGTGCATGCGTATTCAGCGCTTCTGCGCTAGTCTCTCGTGA
- a CDS encoding DoxX family protein yields MSALVRLLETGRRLAEGIPYSLVALVARLSAASVFWRSGLTKVDETFQVRSATFFLFKEEYRVPVIPPEILAYIATYQELIGAVLLAIGLATRLTALAFIGMVAVIQIFVYPQGWPDHILWFALLFLLVARGPGAISVDRLIWRRVT; encoded by the coding sequence ATGTCCGCACTCGTCAGATTATTGGAGACCGGCCGGCGCTTGGCCGAAGGTATTCCGTACAGTCTCGTCGCGCTGGTCGCGCGCCTCTCCGCGGCGTCCGTGTTCTGGCGATCGGGTCTCACCAAGGTAGACGAGACCTTCCAGGTGAGGAGCGCCACGTTCTTCCTCTTCAAAGAGGAATACAGAGTGCCCGTCATTCCGCCGGAAATCTTGGCCTATATCGCCACCTATCAGGAACTCATCGGCGCCGTTCTGCTGGCGATCGGTTTGGCCACACGCCTCACGGCGCTGGCCTTTATCGGCATGGTCGCCGTCATCCAGATCTTCGTTTATCCGCAGGGCTGGCCCGACCACATCCTGTGGTTCGCGCTGCTGTTCCTCCTCGTCGCGCGCGGGCCCGGGGCGATCTCGGTCGATCGCCTCATCTGGCGGCGCGTGACGTAA
- a CDS encoding formate/nitrite transporter family protein: MAEKGSSSNEPKPQEGLTRRESKEAKERRRLRAAVVYEIIRLEGEAELSRRFAALWWSALAAGLSIGFSVLSQALLEAYLQPFPSAAIIADFGYCVGFLIVILARQQLFTENTLTAVLPVMVRKDWSAVWDVLRLWAIVLGGNLVGCFLFAAFLAYSGAFSDTTQHAITEIGRHLMANSPTEMFMKGIVAGWLIAALVWMLPSAEGTEIFIITLITYIIALGDFTHIIAGSVEAIYMVLIGETSVWQAFGGFFIPTLLGNVAGGTVLFAMISYAQVRQELEG; the protein is encoded by the coding sequence ATGGCCGAAAAAGGTTCAAGCTCAAACGAACCCAAGCCGCAAGAAGGACTGACACGCCGGGAGAGCAAGGAGGCGAAGGAACGCCGCCGCCTTCGCGCCGCCGTGGTGTACGAGATCATACGCCTGGAAGGCGAAGCGGAACTGTCTCGCAGGTTCGCTGCGCTGTGGTGGTCGGCTCTCGCCGCCGGCCTGTCGATCGGCTTTTCCGTGCTGTCCCAAGCGCTGCTTGAAGCGTATCTGCAGCCCTTCCCCAGCGCAGCGATCATCGCCGATTTCGGTTACTGCGTCGGCTTCCTGATCGTGATCCTGGCCCGGCAGCAGCTCTTCACCGAGAACACGCTGACCGCAGTCCTACCCGTCATGGTGCGAAAGGATTGGAGCGCCGTGTGGGACGTTCTTCGCCTGTGGGCCATCGTCCTTGGCGGCAATTTGGTCGGCTGCTTCCTATTCGCCGCCTTCCTTGCCTATTCGGGCGCGTTCTCCGACACGACGCAACACGCGATCACCGAGATCGGACGGCATCTGATGGCCAACAGCCCGACGGAAATGTTCATGAAGGGCATTGTGGCCGGCTGGCTGATCGCCGCGCTCGTGTGGATGCTGCCCTCCGCCGAAGGGACCGAGATATTCATCATCACCCTGATCACCTACATCATCGCGCTCGGCGATTTCACCCACATCATCGCCGGCTCGGTAGAGGCGATCTATATGGTCCTCATCGGCGAGACCAGCGTTTGGCAAGCGTTCGGCGGCTTCTTCATACCAACGCTGCTGGGCAACGTGGCGGGCGGCACCGTCCTCTTCGCCATGATCAGCTACGCGCAGGTCCGTCAGGAGCTGGAGGGCTAG
- a CDS encoding alpha/beta fold hydrolase produces MDQRVLDEPHTVVDRTACVLRLEKGRRIGFAEYGAPEGLPVVVLHGTPGSRMLFESTDSVARKMGFRIVALDRAGYGLSDPHYHATLKDTAYDIQALVNGLGINRFFLVGFSGGGPHALAAALLMRDRIQQVALISPVGLVADAERVSMTSLQHFIFSYLGHSEAAARVYFEGVRSMVSWFPHSAEYLVTQYATETDRAILDRYGLRHSLGTSMREGLSRSVEGAVQDLRLYCRPWSLNLHKLETPVTIWQGSEDTIVPPEAAYRLEDVLPNCRLEVIEGMGHYWLFGSFERILDRIRTKPPRRKRTASGPTQPDGSNDIDVYGTIDL; encoded by the coding sequence ATGGACCAGCGCGTCTTGGACGAACCCCATACTGTTGTTGACCGCACGGCATGTGTGCTGCGGCTGGAAAAGGGACGTCGCATCGGATTTGCGGAGTACGGAGCGCCCGAGGGGCTGCCGGTCGTTGTGCTGCACGGCACGCCGGGGTCGCGGATGCTATTCGAAAGCACGGACTCCGTTGCGCGCAAAATGGGGTTCAGAATTGTTGCGCTCGACCGGGCCGGCTATGGCCTATCGGATCCGCATTACCACGCAACCCTCAAGGATACGGCCTACGATATCCAAGCCTTGGTGAACGGTCTGGGCATCAACCGCTTCTTCCTGGTCGGTTTCTCCGGCGGCGGTCCCCATGCCTTGGCGGCGGCGCTCCTGATGCGAGACCGGATCCAGCAGGTCGCCCTGATTTCTCCGGTCGGCCTCGTTGCCGATGCCGAGCGCGTCTCCATGACCAGCCTGCAGCACTTCATCTTCTCCTATCTGGGGCATTCCGAGGCAGCGGCGCGCGTCTACTTTGAGGGCGTGCGTTCGATGGTCTCCTGGTTCCCGCACAGCGCCGAATATCTGGTGACCCAGTACGCGACCGAGACGGATCGCGCCATTTTGGATCGGTACGGTCTCCGCCACTCCCTGGGCACTAGCATGCGTGAAGGTCTGAGCCGTTCGGTCGAGGGGGCGGTCCAGGATCTGCGCCTCTACTGCCGTCCTTGGAGCTTGAACCTGCACAAGCTGGAGACACCGGTTACGATTTGGCAGGGGAGTGAAGACACGATCGTGCCGCCCGAGGCGGCGTATCGTCTCGAGGACGTTCTGCCAAATTGCCGGCTCGAGGTCATCGAGGGCATGGGACACTACTGGCTGTTCGGCTCGTTCGAGCGCATCCTCGACAGGATCCGGACAAAGCCGCCGCGCCGGAAGCGCACTGCGAGCGGCCCCACGCAACCCGACGGCTCCAATGATATCGATGTCTACGGCACCATCGATCTGTGA
- a CDS encoding VOC family protein encodes MTVAFTHCALQAADLEKSIDFYARYCAMEIVKEHGEDDKRVVWLASPGAGDRFVLVLLGGGAMREQDEGDMTHYGFGVATREEVDRIAALARDEGCLHWEPREYAPPTGYLCGVKDPTGYIVEFSYGQPLGPHAASE; translated from the coding sequence ATGACGGTAGCGTTTACACATTGCGCCCTTCAGGCGGCCGACCTCGAAAAGTCCATCGACTTCTATGCGCGTTACTGCGCCATGGAGATCGTCAAGGAGCACGGGGAGGACGACAAGCGCGTGGTCTGGCTGGCGAGCCCGGGCGCGGGCGACCGGTTCGTTCTCGTTCTCCTCGGCGGCGGCGCCATGCGTGAGCAGGACGAGGGCGACATGACCCATTACGGATTCGGCGTCGCGACGCGAGAAGAGGTGGACCGGATTGCCGCTCTTGCCCGGGACGAAGGCTGTCTGCACTGGGAGCCGCGCGAGTACGCGCCGCCCACCGGGTATCTTTGCGGGGTCAAGGACCCCACCGGCTACATCGTCGAGTTCTCGTACGGGCAGCCGCTCGGACCGCACGCGGCCTCCGAGTAA
- a CDS encoding TOBE domain-containing protein: protein MSDEPGMKFSKLSTANQFAGKIMEIRKGAVTAIVYVQIAGDTLVEVSVTIASLETLKLYEGKAVTLIVNPVDIMIGCE, encoded by the coding sequence ATGTCAGACGAACCGGGGATGAAGTTCTCCAAGCTCAGTACCGCGAACCAGTTCGCGGGTAAGATCATGGAGATCCGCAAAGGGGCCGTGACGGCCATCGTTTACGTGCAGATTGCCGGCGATACGTTGGTTGAAGTCAGCGTGACGATCGCGTCCCTCGAAACGCTCAAGCTCTACGAGGGCAAGGCGGTCACGTTGATCGTCAACCCCGTCGACATCATGATCGGTTGCGAATAG
- a CDS encoding DUF1109 domain-containing protein, which produces MQRLTLKPSSPPAPRRRIAAKTCLAASAALVAMFAASGVRDVFPAMNQDGFAQSLRQSAWTKALSDESAAEAWPWQNVSQNMSALPSAKVRRLGLSAALRDMTETPIEPVAARDSSPSLTSQKPIPRSTQGDVALGDVGSGTVAIGDSITFTANDGATCVYRVTGRPVVDPHLGSRQAEGARDEAGLFECSPLDTFIMRATQGAQKAAPEAHPLEHQRKL; this is translated from the coding sequence ATGCAGAGACTGACCCTGAAGCCGTCCTCTCCGCCCGCACCGCGCCGGCGCATCGCCGCGAAGACGTGCCTGGCCGCATCCGCCGCCCTGGTGGCGATGTTCGCGGCATCGGGCGTTCGCGACGTCTTTCCCGCCATGAACCAAGACGGTTTCGCACAATCCTTGCGTCAAAGCGCCTGGACCAAGGCCCTGTCCGATGAATCGGCTGCCGAGGCGTGGCCATGGCAGAACGTTTCGCAGAACATGTCGGCGTTGCCGTCGGCGAAAGTGCGCCGGCTGGGACTGAGCGCGGCCTTGCGCGACATGACGGAAACGCCGATCGAGCCTGTCGCGGCCCGCGACTCCAGCCCGTCTCTGACCAGCCAGAAGCCCATCCCTCGCTCTACGCAGGGCGACGTGGCGCTCGGTGATGTCGGTTCCGGCACGGTTGCCATCGGCGACAGCATCACCTTTACGGCGAACGACGGGGCGACCTGCGTCTATCGCGTCACCGGCCGTCCGGTTGTGGATCCGCACCTCGGGTCCCGCCAGGCCGAAGGCGCCAGGGACGAAGCCGGATTGTTCGAGTGCAGCCCGCTCGACACCTTCATCATGCGCGCAACGCAAGGGGCCCAGAAGGCTGCACCTGAGGCGCACCCGCTCGAGCACCAGCGCAAACTTTAG
- a CDS encoding SRPBCC family protein, whose product MAPMMRLILGLGVLVLILSAVALGLPAYVTATRSVVINAPEYVIYPYLNNLRRQEEWAPWAVKDENIKMTYSGPPEGNGAKVQWDSDVAAVGDGSMQIVESDPPHSLTLAADVKGVQGTSNFELVPDGAGSKVTWSFEFESGSSPIKRWKGLMLDGYIGEVYEDGLEKLKQTVESTRAQASPQTAPVVPVAPVETPAAGTPEGGESVVPEQTPAPDAPAAEAPAAEAPTQQP is encoded by the coding sequence ATGGCGCCGATGATGCGGCTCATCCTTGGGCTTGGTGTACTTGTTCTGATTCTTTCGGCGGTCGCGCTCGGACTCCCGGCTTATGTCACCGCCACGCGGTCGGTCGTCATCAACGCACCCGAATACGTGATCTATCCCTACTTGAACAATCTGCGCCGACAGGAGGAATGGGCGCCGTGGGCGGTCAAGGACGAGAATATCAAGATGACCTATTCGGGTCCGCCCGAGGGCAATGGCGCAAAGGTGCAGTGGGATAGCGATGTCGCCGCCGTGGGCGACGGCAGCATGCAGATCGTCGAATCGGACCCGCCCCACAGCCTGACGCTGGCTGCGGATGTGAAAGGCGTGCAGGGGACGAGCAATTTTGAGCTCGTGCCCGATGGCGCCGGATCCAAGGTCACCTGGTCGTTTGAATTCGAATCCGGCTCCAGCCCAATCAAGCGCTGGAAGGGCTTGATGCTCGACGGCTATATCGGCGAGGTCTACGAAGACGGCCTGGAGAAGCTGAAGCAGACAGTCGAGTCCACAAGGGCGCAAGCAAGCCCGCAGACCGCGCCCGTCGTGCCGGTGGCGCCGGTGGAGACCCCCGCGGCCGGAACGCCTGAAGGCGGTGAATCGGTGGTGCCGGAACAGACGCCGGCTCCCGATGCTCCGGCGGCCGAGGCTCCTGCCGCCGAGGCTCCCACGCAGCAGCCCTAA